The Lycium ferocissimum isolate CSIRO_LF1 chromosome 8, AGI_CSIRO_Lferr_CH_V1, whole genome shotgun sequence DNA segment tttggttcattttgtaTGTGATTATATCTGATTTTCAGAagtaaagtgtttttttttttccttcttccaaaagttgtgttggtttatatagaagtataaaccAACGCAACTGTTGGAtggatttgatttaaattggataaaGACAGAGGAGGTTTTtcagtttcatgaaaataactGTTGCAATCTCATTGGAATAACCAAGTGCGTGAAACAATTACTCCGTTTTTGAAGAATCGGTAGCGTGCGAGTAACTTCGTTTACAAAATGGTAGAGTATGCCGTGTCCGGCATACATCATGACTTTACATGCAAAGTCTGTTTGGGAAGGGCGtaacttaaattttcaaaactaacaacttaaatacatttcattttggttttttctcaagtgaatctTTCTTTATGCAGgaagtttaacaaaaaaatgacACCAAGATGCATCTAGGTAGCCTTCAACGGCAAATGGGATGCCACCTACAATTATGTTAATCATGAAACCAAGCTAATACTTGTCAATGATGGTgtaaattttcaacaattcaCTCAACAGATATTTGCGGTGGCATACACAAGATACTCGGCAAAAAGAGACCAACATATGGTTTGACACCGGTGAGAAAACATCCAAAGGGATGCATGTAACAAACGACATTGATCTTCACACTTGCTTTTTgctcaacaacaatgacaacttcGAAATTTCCGTTTCATATTAGAGTTCAATTCGGTGATGCGGAGAACAACCCATTACAAGAACATCATAATGACTCTATCCTAATGACGTAAGGACAAACCATAGAGGAAATTGACAAACAACTTTGCATTGCTTATGAAGAAGACATGTCCGAAATTGGCTTGGATGATGAACAACACGGCTATTGGACATAACCTTGGGATTCCACATGAGCGGAGAGCGAGATAGTAACTCCTAACCAGACACCTCAGTAGCTACAATGGCAATCGCCAAACATTGAGCAAGTTGTAAACAATGACCTTTCTCAAGATCCAACTTCAATGAATGTTGTATCACTTACTCCGAGCATGACGGTTGAAGAGGCGTAAACACAAACATGCAATAAAAGAAAGACACTCAAGAGGAAGAGGATACAAAATGATACACAAATTTTGACACCTAGTGCATCGATTGATCAAATAGAAGTTGGCATTTTATTCAAAGACAAAGATACCGTGaaaaagtgcatgaataacaTTGCAATTACTCGTCATCAACGGACAAGGTAGAAAAGTCATGCACGCAACGGTATTACATCGATGTGTTGAACCAACTCGCATTTGGCGTTTCCATAGTTCAAGGTTCGAGGATCGAACTTTTCAAAGTAGTTAActttgaaaagagacatagttgTTCAATAAATTTCATCACCTACGACATGAGGAATGCAACTTCAAAAGTCATAGCGGAACACATTTACGGACCTAGTACGCCATACACTATAAGAGATAACACCCAAATTTGTCATTGAAGAAATGAGAAGCGAGATATGGCTTGCACATTGGTTACCACAAAGCATGGCGTTCCCTCCAACACGCTTATAATGTCATAAGAGGAACGCCGTAAAATAACTACACACTTCTACCGCAATATCTTCACatgatgaaattaagaaatCCGGGACAGCTTGCTAACATCAAATGGATTGGCCGACAATAAGTTTAAGTATGCTTTTTTCGCTTATGGAGCATCAATTGAGGGTTGGAAACACCGGAACCGATAATAATGGTGGATGCAACcttcttgaaatcaaaatacCGCGGTGTGCTCATGATAGTCGTAGCAAAAGATGGAAACAACAAAGATATTTCCTCTAGCATTTGGTATTGCGGACTCTGAGAATAATGAATCCTACAGGTGGTTCTTAAGACACGTGAAAAAGGTGTTTGGAACTCGCAAAGACCTATCAATTCTTTCCAATCGCCACGCATCAATTGCAACTGCAATCAAGGAACTGTATCCAGATACCCAGCATGGAATATGCATCTACCACATGGAGAAGAACttgcaaaaatattttccatccGAAGCGATCCTATCACTGCTCTACAATGCAGCAACTACCTACAAACGAGGGCGAGTTTCGTACCTATATGTCACGGATACAACAAATCGACCCAAAAGCTGCAGAATACATAGAAGAAGAACCACCAGAAAGATGGGCACGTTCTGTAACACCCCGCATCTTGGAACTATGTCTAagctcatatcattagagttctAGTGGAAACATTTAAGGTTtgacgttttgcgaaaatggttcaTGGGCCTATTTCGGGCAGCGATAACTCCTTGAtcggtttggaatttgggaaggtACTATCAATGAAGTTGTAGTATgcagaaatacctttctaacgatataaggaccaagccaatcagagatcggagcaaggagatatgatcgtctcaatatggctaatagtaaggcacttgaaatccatagaatcggctaagttttcgatacgtctgccttccagtcaACTTTagtgaaaatccgttgggaatttgagaaaacttcctcaatgaaagttgtagcNNNNNNNNNNNNNNNNNNNNNNNNNNNNNNNNNNNNNNNNNNNNNNNNNNNNNNNNNNNNNNNNNNNNNNNNNNNNNNNNNNNNNNNNNNNNNNNNNNNNaattttaaaaaaaaaaatgatatacaccCTATCAAAagggggacacaaccttagtttttttaccaaaaatttcccaaaacccAAAAGCAATATTAGAATTAGTTACTAAAAAttcaacttttaccaaaatcatcggattaagacattagacctaaacatagcattctacgaatttagtaaccttttcacaccctattcccCATGGATTCGActccaaccttgttgggttactatattttgACAACGTCGCGTTATCTgcttaataggtgtaatttgagcgtatcaacgGTGAAAAGTGATTAGTTGAGCAATTTCTTCGTCAAAAAATATACGATGTATATAGAAAATTATACTAAGTATAAACATCAAAATTtgcattttatacatatatattaaatattgtaCACCGTAGCGAAATTCTTGGTTTCGCCACGGTCAACTGACACATGCTACTTTTACCTTTTGGAAATTGATGCCTTTTTAACATAATTCTTAGGTTCAAAGATAAACTGACCATAATATACAGTTCCAAAACCTCCATCTCCAAGTTCATTAGAGGGATCAAAATTATTGGTGGCTTCCTTAAGTTCAGCATAGGAGAAAACTGGAACCTGAAAACCAAAATATCTGCCCTCTAACTCAAGATCCCTACGAAATTGTGAAGTACCGTTCTTCCCTCTCTTGCGACGCCAGATAGAAAAGATGACAATGGAAGATAACAGGATCAAACCAACTCCACTTAAAACTATACAACAAAAGATACATTGATCAAAGTTTGATCTTTGAAACTGTACTACCTGGGGAGGAGCCGGGGTTCGCCGAATAAATTACATTGATATCAACAACATACTCAAATGTAATTCGCAATTGGGATGCAGTGTAGGGGTAGAGTGTATGCGGCCCCCTACCTTGAGAGGTATGATGAGAGAAGCTATTTCGATAGATCCTCGGCTCGgaataaaaacaataaaaaaagcGTGTCTAATATGAAAACGaataataatcacaacaaaacaAGCTATATGATACATTGTATATACGAgtcgaaattattttttatgtatatttagtagatGTTGAATTCTTGGcttcttgtttatttttatatttagattatCCTTATTGAAAATCCCGAAAacaaattacttttataaagtaaaaaatgttACTACTAGCAACAAATATTAGTAATAACAGACAATTACCTGAGGCCAGAATAATCATTCTCAACTTACTTTGTCCTTTTTGTCCTgcggtaaaagaaaaaataaagcttTTAGATTGACCTCAATAGAACAAGCAGAGCAAGGGTGTCTTTTCACCAAAATTTAAGTTGCTTATACCTTGGAACAGCGAAATCTGTGTTCGTCTTCAATCAGACATTTTCCCTCCTTTGTCAACACAGTCATGACAATCTTTGGACAACTCCCAGTCTAGTAGAATATTTGAAGTCAACAGTTCAAACAAGTCATTGGAATATGATTTAGATGGTGTAGGCAATGGAATTGGCAATTGTACAAGTGAACAGTGCTTTGGAAGTTTGCCACTTATCTTAGCACTAGTATTTCCCAATGTTTTTCTGGGATGGCGATAGTAAACATTAAACTCTTCACGCTTGTTGTATCTATCAAAACTTTGGAAAAAGGAGTCTGTTGCTTTCTGGTTAGTGCCATGACTATGTTTGCATCTGTACAAGGTTAAGTTAGGAACAATCTGGAAAGTAATCAAAGGGGAGATTGGAAATGAgatttttttgtaaaaagaCTTACAATTTTTGTTTTCTAATTGCTTGTGAAGCTTAGGATCTGAAACCAGGAAAAAATCACCCTTCTTGACTAAAGCATCATATTTGTGTCCACCAAGGTCAATCTTTGGATATGGTTTAGCCTGACAATTAAACTTGCACAATCCGCGCTCAGGGTTGCTGGAATTTGTGAAAGGAAACTTCATAACTCCAAGGGTTCCACACTCGAATTCATCGGTGCAGTTGGATTCGGAGTTACCTTGTACTTGAAGTACGTTAAAGATCATTAACCAACacaaaaaaacaagaaagtaGAAGTTAtcagaaaaattggaaaagtgAGTTCTTCTGCAGTATTAACCTTGTTATCTGGTATAATTTTCTATCTTATTGACTTGGAATTTTATTACAAAGActttgagaaaaggaaaaaagattcAAGTGAGGGCCAAGATGGAAGACTTTTCCACTCTCCCTTCCTCATTGACTAAGTACTATATGTAAAGAGTTGACTCATTGACTCTTAAGGTAAGATATTTCTGCTCCTTTTTGTCTGTTTTAAGCAAAATCTCATGCATAGTCTTCATAAGCATGTACCTTATTTCCTAAGCAAAAGGCAAATATTTTGGTTCACATCTTATTTCCAGGAGAGAAAGGGAAGTGGTAAGAACAAGAAGTATTTTGGTTATGGGtcattttcttttggaaatagGTGAACAAAGCCACCTTAAAAAGTAGTCGGATATATCACCTTCCGGTTTGAGTGACCTTTTGAGTGAAATAGCAAAAGAAAAGTGAATTTTCTGGtatagaagaaagaaaaatgagctTTTGAGTGAAATTGCAAAAGTGAGAActaattttctgaaaaaaagaaagaaaaatgccCTAGTAAAGTGACTGATATTCATTTAAGATAAAggatatcatgaaaaatatgatgCTTTTTAGTGCAGAAAGCATGTCCATATTCAATAATTACACACTATAAATCAGAAAATGTGTTCAGAAAACGGTGAACAAAGAACAAAAGTAAAAACTAATGAAGATAAACAAGAAAGGTCTCAgcaacttattcctttacatatgaatgaatcatcatattatactattatactaaaagtgggaagcccCATAGTTAAAAGTTAGATTACgaaaatatccttcaaaaacTGAGTgactattttatccttaatagtTAAAAGAATTACTTTTTAGATTTAATTTACATTGCAGTTATTTTCCCCCATCTCCCACATCCTAATAATTGGCTATTATTTTGCCTTTTAATTTACATTCACTTTTCTCCTTACATCTTCCATGTAGTAATAGTCAGCTAtgaatttgttaattattagACATAATGGTTTTCAGTTACAGATCATATCCTTACAACCTTTTACATGCATTAGTTTACCCTATAAAAGTGCACACCAATTATCAAAGCACGATATCATATTTCATTTCCCAAAAGACTAATATGTTTTCCCATTTCTGGGCACTACATTCTGCAACAAAAGGTCATTCACTTTGTACTCTTTTAGtggaataaaaattaattacttGTCAAAGAATTGTTCACTAGGTTTTTTCTTACTTATATTCTTTGGAATTTTAGTTTGCAGCTTGCTGTCTCCTGGCATAAATTGCCCGACGGTTATAAGAAAAGGTTATGGAATTTATTGCTACTCTTAGAATACTGAGGTACGTAATTTCTGTGTTCCGTAATTAACTTCGGTAATTTCTGTGTTCTTACAAGTTACAGGTCAGCCCTTCACAGCTTGAGACTCATGTAGGCTGTGCTTCACACCGGAAGTCGTGAGTGTCTGTTTCCTATATGTGGTTTATTTTAGGTAATTTGTGTAAGGGATCAGGGATATATCCAAGTCATTTTACCGGTTTTAGTTTTTTTCCTGATCGATATTCTAATGTCAAATTCACAGATATAGGACTCATAAGTTTGATTAATTAAGCCAAAGGATATTTGTGCGTGCTATTAAGATTATAACATCAATTGAATTTTAGATCACTAATTATTAAGTATCTCTTAACAAATAACTACTACTTTTTTTGCAGGTGTACGCCTTAAAATTGACAGTGATACCGTAGTCATCCTAatgaagatatatatattaatCGAATTTCTGAACaatttctaaaaaatactaCTTTCACCTGACAACAACTTCTTGATATGTATGTGGCTGTAAAGAGGCAGAGATTACAGTTTCTTAACGACAAGGCAAAAACTTTAAGACGTGAAGCATTTGTAACCATAGCCACCATTGCACATGTTCATAATTAAACAATGTATCGTTGAAATGTCAAAAAATGCATAAGAAAATAGTACACCAATTCATAGATTGCGTACAACTACAAATTATAATACCGACCGAAGTAATAGAAAACAATTGTGctagaaaaaatatttctttctcccttgaaaataaaaaatatccttTCAACTTCATTAGATAGCAATTTTTGGTTAGACTATGCACTGCAATCGGGAGCGGACCCACAGTATAGGGTGGGGTTCCCGGGAACCCATAACTTTCCCCCGAACCTTATATTTATAATGTGAAATCCTTTAAATATATAAGAATATTTGATCTGGAACCCAGTATCAAAAAACATCATTGGTTCAATGGTGAAAAGGGTCCCAGGTAGTCTTATTTCACATCTTGGACCAGGGGTTCATACCCTCTGGTCACCTTTTATTAACTTCACTTCActctattttttgttttcaacaAAACACCAGGCACATACTGGAGGCCTTATTTTttgtctctttttctttctaaaatccAAACAAGTCAAACTAAAAATGAAAccataaaaatttaaacttgctgAAGGTATTTTTTTTCCGTAAATCTCAATATTTcagataaattttaaaaccaaatataaataaaaagagaaaagcttAGGGTTCTCAAAAATGTTGTCGGTTCCGCTAGCCACTGTAAGGTcgtttattcttcttcttcttctttttttttttcttttttcccagttcattcttcttcctcgttcttgttttttgttttcctcTTATGTTGGACTACAATTTCTCTTAATTTTAACTATTGTCatgatatatatgttgtatttgAGTGGTTTGatactttttaaataaatattgaatATCAATACTATTTCTTTATCCGGTTATAATGTAGTATTAATTTGAGATAGTTGGGAATAGGAGTGTGCAAATTTTAGTTTAATCAATGAATTGAACCGTGAAAAATGTTATTGATTTATCGGTATTGATTTATTAGTTAAACCGAACAGTTAGCTCCTAGAAGACATTTTCTTATCAGTTAAACTGATAACTAAAATGTTAAGTGCCGCTAACCGATTAACCGACAGCCGATAGCAAATATCATATTGGTTCGGTTATCGGTTTAGCGTGTTTATACACAGATAAATCGAACCGATAACATACAAAATCGAGTCGAACCGACCAGTAAGCAATCCTAGTTGGGATACAGGCCTTCAACACCGTGTCTACGATCCCTCGGCTCGACCGCAATGACCATAAATATTGATCATATAGGCTCATTATATTCATTAATTTGGGCTTGCATTTTTCTCTTTCAAAGTCTTGTGATCCACTTATTCtcatattatgtgtatatcgctttttaaaaaaaaattaatagtgTTGATTAGCATGGAAtattattattctaatattatGTATGTTCTCCatcaaaagttttatttttcataGTAAAAAGTAAATTGACATTTCAATTATTAATAATGTTCcattaaaatgaaataagataAACAGACCAATACTTGCCCGCATGCGTTCTACTTACTACAGCGTATTTAATGTACTAATGCTTTCAAATTCTAATAATAATACTCAACCTTTAAAATGcctaattaatattttggaGTTCTTTCCAATAATAAACATATAATCAATGTAGCAGAAATATACAATACCATGGGAGAAAGGGCAAAGGCTCCTCATAATTAAGCACTTCAATAGCAGGATATAAGGTTTTAACACTATTTTTAAGCAAAATCTATTCCTTTTTTAAACTAGCAATGCACAAGAAGATTTCTCTCGCCAAGAAAGAGCATGCCGAGTTCACCATTgtccaaataaatatttgagAGAGAAGGTCAAATGCTTGGAAATTTCTTAGACCAAACATTACTTTCGCCGTGTAAAATGAAGAAGACTACAATTTCTTAAAGACAGAGAAAAAACTTCTACACAAAATATTTGTAATCATAGCGGACATTGCTCATATTTCATTTGTAAATTATATGACGTCgttggaaaaattaaaaaaagcaaGAACGTTGTTAAGTTGAATATAAGGTATGAAAATAATTTAAGCATCCAAATATCTAATAATCATCTTACGTTCAATAACTAATGAGTCGGTCGCTTGTATTTTCTCCTTTCATATGTAGTGTAACTCATCACAAACATATTCTAATTTTATTGTATAGTTCTATAATGTTTATGTATTAATGGGATACGCGTCTGACGCGTGTGTCCAGAAATAGTATAATAGTAAAAgcgaagaaaaaaaatatgtcttCTCAAAGCGGTAAGTACAAAAGAAACTAACATAGTAGTATTGATGCGAAATTTTAGCTATAAAAACGGATAAATAGtttccccaaaaaattttaaataaaccca contains these protein-coding regions:
- the LOC132066734 gene encoding uncharacterized protein LOC132066734, with amino-acid sequence MIFNVLQVQGNSESNCTDEFECGTLGVMKFPFTNSSNPERGLCKFNCQAKPYPKIDLGGHKYDALVKKGDFFLVSDPKLHKQLENKNCKSFYKKISFPISPLITFQIVPNLTLYRCKHSHGTNQKATDSFFQSFDRYNKREEFNVYYRHPRKTLGNTSAKISGKLPKHCSLVQLPIPLPTPSKSYSNDLFELLTSNILLDWELSKDCHDCVDKGGKMSD